TATTCATTATTGTGGAGTTGCAAACTTATGCATTGCATATGAGGGAATCAATTTGTAATGAAGATTTAGAAATGATTATTGATAAAGTGCAAAGGGATATGTATGCATCATTTGTATGTCTTTTTCGACAAGTATTTTCGCAAACACCTATGTTAATGATGGAGGTAATGACTCTCTTGGCTAACTTTAGTGTTTACTCTGCTTCTGGTGAGAATTGTGATCAACCATATCTAAAAGTTCATTATCCTGATATTGTTCCTCAAGATATGTCAAAAGTAGTGTGGAGTGATGAAGAGAAAGAATTGTGGGATTCAATACAAGATGAAGCTTTGAATATGAGGGGTGGTTCAAGGGGCATTGATTTTGATAATGAAGTCATGTCGAAGTTTGTTTCGCCATTGTCGGTGGAGATTGAACCAGATAATAGTGTTGACTATTATAAGACTGATCTTGTTTATCAGATGAATCTCACACATGAGCCTAATAACACTCTTTTGCtatgcaattatgcaaactttctGAAAGTTTTCGTTCGAGATAATAATAGGTAATTTCTTCAACTTCCCTTGTCTTACATATAATACATGATATGATCAGATACGGATTTGGATAGTAGTTTAGTTGGTAGTAGTGTATTGTTTTTGTCCATACTAGTAGTCGTAGTATTGCTCTTATAGTTTCTTGTTCTATGATTTCTGTCACTGTTTGTTGTTTTTGTACTTCCATTATCGAATTATTTTGCTGTAGTTACTGTTCAGATTGACTTGGACCGTTTTTCCTTGAGCCAAGGGTCTATCATAAACAACATCTCTATCTGAGGCAGGTCTGCATAAACTCTACTCTTCTTAGACATCACTGTTTGAGattacactaggtatgttgttgttgttgttgttgtcgtcatATAGAAAAGCCATACAACTAAACTTAAAGGCTAATACGTCGAGCAACATAGAATTCTGTTGTGTCAATGCACAAAGAAAGCACACAATGACTGTGTATACCTTTGGTCGGTCTATGTCTATCATTGCTCATGTTGCGTTAACTCCTTTTCTTATTGTGTCAAAGAAAATGGTATGCAGAATTAGTTCCTCTTTGACCTAATATTGTAATTCctctttttttctataaattctcaaaacttgttttttgttttttgtaatCGATCAAGTTTCAAGAAGAATAAGCAAAAACTGGGTTATTGAGTTTGCTTGTTCTAGCCAGCCTAGTTACATTATTTGTTTTTGACAGTGCTActcatatttcaattatttgaaGCTCATTCCTTGGATTATAGTTTGCTGATTCCATGATTTTGAAAAGGTCACTTGAGcaatttctgaaaaaaaaaatttgcgATCTTGGGAACAACATGATTTAGTGTTGAGATAAGTAGCATCTCAGAGTCATAGCTCGGAAATGGTCCTCTTAGACATCGGGTGGAGCTAGGAGGCCCAAGGGGCTTCATCACAGACCCCTTCcctaaaaaattatactttatataaaaacttaatattatttttatgtttacataatagatgttgaatcccttttcttcttcttgtacaacaacaacatctaCCCAGTGTAATTCTACAACTGCGGTGTATGGAGAGTAGAGTATACACAAatcttacccctaccttggaAGGTAGACACTAGAGAGActgtttccgatagaccctcGGCTTAGGAATCTTAGCTTCTCGTATTTACTCTTTTATACTTTGGATCTCCTTAGTGAAAATCTTTGTTCTGTCAATGTTAGACATGACTTGAGATGTGTGCTTTTGGTTGGAGAATAGAACAAGGAAGACATGTCCTTTTTTTCTGTTAGTAGTTTCGGACAACAAATGAAACAGACACAAATAGAGATTGATAGTTACATAGAGCTCATATAGTCATCCCGAGTTAGTTTGGGATAGAAGTGTAGTTTGTTTTCTATAATTTCAGACGATGAGTCATTTGTTGTAACAGGGCGGAGGAGTGCTTCAAACGGGCAGTCCAAGTGGAACCACCAGATGCAGAGGCCCTATGTCAGTACGCGATCTTCTTGTGGAAGGTTAAGAACGACTTGTGGGGAGCAGAAGAAAAATACCAACAGGCAGTGGCAGCTGAGCCTAGGAACCCTTATTATAGATGTACATATGCCAATTTCTTGTGGAACACGGGTGGCGAAGAAACTTGTTTCCTTCCTAGTAGTACTTCTTCTATCAATAACAAAAAGGGCGAAGAAGTTTAGTCGTAAATGCATCAAACTGAAGGAGAAAAATGGTGAGATTCCCTTATGCTTCTGGTAATTTTAACTACAGAGTGGAGAAGAAGTTCCTCAAGACGTCGATTTAAATCACATATTTGAATAAATACTAACGTGAATGATCGGTCTATTGTGTTTTTTTCTGTAGGGAAATGGCTATATTATTTGTTCTTGATTTTCTGTGTCTAGATTGAGTAGAGTGATTTGCATGGGAGCTgttcaccaccaccaccaacaacatcTACGGTTCAGTACCAAACAAGTTGAGATCGGCTATATGAATCTGTACTGTCAGAGGGAAAGATCATAGTTCGAGATCAATTTTGTGGTCGATAATAAGTGAATTGAGTTCTCAAATTTTTGTAGAGTAGGGTATTTCATCTTTTGACTGACTTGTTattagtatattttttgtatttttgagtgagtttggtaaaaaaaaaaaaaaacataatcaattGGGAATGTCTTGTATGATTAATCATTGTGTTACTTCCTACATTGTATATCAACgtacattttctttttcttttacaagtcttttaagaaatattaaaaatatatttttactaatttactcttataattatttttaatacattatttttttttgtcttatcTGTCAATATCAAGATTAACAAAAGAGGaactttacaatatttatatttttaatcgaAAAGAGTCGATTGAAGGtgcaaaat
The window above is part of the Solanum pennellii chromosome 5, SPENNV200 genome. Proteins encoded here:
- the LOC107018590 gene encoding uncharacterized protein LOC107018590 gives rise to the protein MKLQNSLLLQSSSPSTLCFLNSSPKSNKWGHKNPNFICKLVLFSPKSLRSQKNDSKGHSSIQPCCCSSRFDEENFDGEGIERGENEGSCAIFGSKDSIFPSKFESLEPSLFGIEAEPEAPYWPEREVVLWAHIEQKAKSFGLPLSLRMMQKKHQWESCRFKDLKVTNSCTSKALNSLVFIIVELQTYALHMRESICNEDLEMIIDKVQRDMYASFVCLFRQVFSQTPMLMMEVMTLLANFSVYSASGENCDQPYLKVHYPDIVPQDMSKVVWSDEEKELWDSIQDEALNMRGGSRGIDFDNEVMSKFVSPLSVEIEPDNSVDYYKTDLVYQMNLTHEPNNTLLLCNYANFLKVFVRDNNRAEECFKRAVQVEPPDAEALCQYAIFLWKVKNDLWGAEEKYQQAVAAEPRNPYYRCTYANFLWNTGGEETCFLPSSTSSINNKKGEEV